From the Triticum urartu cultivar G1812 chromosome 4, Tu2.1, whole genome shotgun sequence genome, the window CTGGGGGTCGATATCGATCGAGCCGCCCTGGTGTTCGACGATCTTGGTGAACAACATGCTTAGACCGGTTGCCGGAATTGGCGATGTCAGGTAGTCTAGCTTGATCTTGTAGTATTCTTTGGGTTGGAGTGTTCTGTCCAGAAACACTTCTGCCGGTTGGCCATTGGTGTAGCCGTAGAAGTAGAGCATCGACTGAATCCAGTTCATCTCTCTGCAATCGCTTGGCTTAATGTCTAGTTCTGGCAAATGGATGCCCATTTGGGTAACCATCCCGCTGCAATTGCCAAGAAAGAATGACTTGAACACCACCAATGGCCGTCTCTTGCCGCCGTCATCGACCTTGGGCTCCATTTCCAGCTTGACGAAGAGATCGTCCGGGAGGGCGTGTGCCACGAGCTGCCATTTGGTCAGGAGACGGAGCATTGCTTCCTCGTCCTCGTCACCATGCCGGAGTAGCCGACGGACGGTGAAGGCGGATACGACGCTCGGGACGGGGACCAGACTCACGGTCCAAGAAACGACGATGCCGAagcttcctcctccgccgcccctgATCGCCCAGAAGAGGTCCTCCCCCATGGCTGACCGGTTCAGGAGCTTCCCTCCCGCGTCCACCACCTCGGCGTCTACGACGTTGTCGGCGGCCAGGCCGTATTTGCGCATCATCGGCCCGAATCCGCCGCCGCTGAGGTGCCCACCGACGCAGACCGTGGGGCAGATCCCGGCGGGGAACCCCAGCTCACCACCGCTCCCCTCCGCGACCGCGTAGTAGAGCTCCCCAAGGGTGGCCCCGGGCTGGGCGCGCGCCACGCGGCGTTCCGCATCGACCCGCACTGTTCGGAGCGCGGCGACGTCGATGACGGCGAACGGGCGGCCGCCGCTGGGACGGATCGCGCGATATGATAGGCCTTCGTAGTCGTGGCCTCCGCTGCGGGCGCGGACGGTGAGGCCGTGGGCCTTGCAGCAGGCCACGGACGCCTGCACCTCGGCGACGGTCCTGGGCGTGAGGAGCAGCGATGGCCTCGGCGTCTGAGGCGAGGCGAAGCGGAGGTTCTGGATGGTGGAGGCGAGAAGGGGCGGGTAGGAGGCGTCCGCCGGCGCGTGGACGAGCTCGGACGGGTCGGCGGTGTCCGGCGAGAGGCGGGACACACAACGCAGGAAGCTCtcgtggaggccgccctcttcttcttggagctcCTGCGGCTGCGGGGACGAAGGCGAgacgaggaggagcaggaggaggaggggaCAGAGACGCGTGAATGGCCGCATCGTCTTCTTGCCCTGGCTCCCCTTGCTCTGCCTAAGCAATTATCAGCGGGAGAATGGTGATAGGATCAAGGTGTTCTAGTTGGCTTTGAATATGGTATAGGTGGACTCCCCTCACGCTCACGCTGATGGTGACAGGTGACTGAAGTCTGGAGAGGAGAAAACGAAACTACTTTGCGAACGACAGATGCGCGGCCGATTCAGGGACGATGCAAAATCTGACGATGTACTGAAGTTTGCTTTCTAGCACCAACGGCTTGATTAACAGTGTCGAAGCTTAGCACGCCATGATTCGACAGGCCAACTGCTCGGTATTTCCAACACACCTAAAATTGCTCCATCACATCGTGTCACGTCACATCACTAAAATGTACTTTCTTGGTTcgaaaatactccctccgtcccataaatGTAAAAAACTCTTTTATATTATGAGAGAGAGGGAATAAttgtaaaaataaataaatgtatatagacatatttagTTCTAAATACATTCTTTTTATCTCATTTCGTGATAAGTGAACTCCTTCTCAACTCTCCATACTACAAACCTGCATTGGTTGAACTCAACTAACGTAGTGTTACTACCAAAGAAGGAGGGTGCTGAGGACATATCACATTTCCGCCCCATCGGTCTCATCCATGTTTTCCCAAAGATTCTGCAAAATTCATGGCAACTCGACTAGCTCCGTTCATGAATGGGCTGGTGTCCTATTCTCAAAGCGCGTTCACCAAATCAAGAAGTATTCATGATAACTTTATGTTTGTTTGGGGCTTCGCCCGACGTCTACACCGGACAAAGACTCCTTCCTTGTTGCTAAAGCTGGACATAAGCAGTGCCCTAAGGGTTCGAGTCGTTAACCGACGATCCCATCGATCCTTTGTTGATCTCATGTCGGGACTCTCAAtgaagcaccaatgtcggtggtAAAACCGGCAAACCTCAGGGTATGGGGTCCCGAGCTATGGATTTTGGATCATTGGTAACAGGGACGAAGGGGGTAATATTTACACAGGTTCGGGTCCTCTCAAATaagtaataccctacgtcctgcttttgattgtattgatGATGATGTATCGAGTGCAAgcttgatctacctcgagatcgtaaggAGAGATCTAACCCTAGGGCTAGGTGAATGTAATTGTGATTGGATCTCCTCTATAGGTTAAACCCTCTAGCTTATATACACGCAAGGTAGGGCATCTAGGGTTACATGGTCAGTATCCATGGGGCGCATGGAGATGGTAGGAAACATCTTGGAGTACACGCCAAGTCTTCGGTAGAGCCAGTCTTGAACACACATAGGCATGAAGCTCTCAGAGTCTTGCCGTATGGGAGCCAGGGCATGAAGGCCCGGCCCGAGAACTGTAGACCGACTAGGTtggtaccccctagtccaggacgcCATCACCACCGCCATCGTCTTCCACCAATCCATCTTTAGAGTTGTACTGACGCATTGACCTTCCCAGGCCTAGCTGTCGTCGACGTCACCACGACATCAGACAATGCCACCATCATGCGTGTGTCCATCATCACGCGCCCACTATCAAGACCCCACTGCTCCATGTCGTCGAGACCCGCCATTGTTGACGTGCCTGATACCACGTCGCTCCTTCTTCGCGAACACCACTTGTTGCCACTGGTCGCATCCCCTCCACTTGCAGTTCCTCTAACCAAGCACCCAAACGCCCTAGGCAATGCCTCCAAGAAGGGCACGGCACACGCAGTGCTGCCGCCGCCCAATCTAAGGAGATTTTGGGTCTTCACCCGGGCATGGGGCGAGGTGGAGGGTAGGGATCTCGACGGCGCATGCAAGGAGGAGAACGGCGACCTTGGTCGTTGCCACCGTCAGGATGAGCGATCCATCCAGAGTTTCCTCTGGTCTGATGTCACCTATACCAGCCCCCACGAACGCACCGAGGCCGACGACCGGGATCGCAAGCCACcatgttgataacccacaagtataggggatcgcaacagttttcgagggtagagtattcaacccaaatttatagattcgacacaaggggagccaaagaatatttgtaagtattagcaACTGAATTGTCAATTCAgtcacacctggagattaattatctgcagcaaagtgatcagtagcacaataatatgatagttttgatagtagtggcAATAGCAACAGCAACGATAACGGTGATAACAATGCAATAGTAATGATatcagtagtaacttagcaagaaaaatataaaataaattcgtaggcattagATCGTTGATTTGTTGGATGacattcatcatgtgacagtcataacctagggcgatacggcactaactctagttcataaatataatgtaggcatgtattccgtaaatagtcatacgtgcttatggcaagaacttgcatgacatcttttgtcctaccctcctacggcagcggggtccaattggaaactaagggatattaaggcctccttttaatatagaaccggaataaagcattaacacacggtgaatacatgaactccttaaactacggtcatcatcggtagtggtcccgactattgtcactccggggttgctggatcataacacgtagtaggtgactataacttgcaagatcggatctagaacatggatataatgatgataacataaacggttcagatctaaaatcatggcatccgggcccaaagtgacaagcattaagcatggcaaagtcatggcaacatcaatctcagaacatagtgggtactagggatcaagccctaacaaaactaactagattacatgatgaatctcatccaactcctcaccgaccagcgagcctacgaaggaattactcactctcggtggggagcatcatggaattggcgatggagaagggttggtgatgacgaagaacgaagatccccctctccggagccccaaacggattCCGGAtttggcctcccgatgaagaacaggaggtgacggtggctccgtctcgtggatcatgataattctttctccctaattttttctcagaatatgtgattttatagtatcagggttgaggtctgcggggccaccaggtggggacaacccacctgggtgtgccaggagggggcgcgccctggtggttTATGCCCACCCAGGTGCTCCCCACTggtggatcttggctccagaaattatctttattgacataaaaattcctcgcaaagtttcgttccattcagagaacttttatttctgcacaaaaacaacatcatggtagttttgctgaaaacaacgtcaatcggaggttagtttcattcaaatcatgcaaattagagtccaaaacaagagaaaaacgttaggaaaagtagatacgttggagacgtatcacatgtgCAGCGGGAGCGAGCCTGCAGCGGAGAGGAGATCCATCAACAACTCACCGCCCACATGGTCAAGACGTTGTCCATCCACCACCTGTGAGCACCGCCAGCCGAGGGCACCGTCGCCATGCCTACCAGGGCCGCCGCCCCAGATCCAGATTCCTCCGCGTTGACCGGAGCGACGAGATCCGCCGCCGCGCGACCCACGCCGTCGCCCAAGCCTATCGCCGCCCGATCCCGCCGCCATGCTGCCAGAAGACCCACACCCCAGGATCTGGGCGCTTGTGCACCGCCGTAAGCCCGCCACCACTGGGAATCGCTGCGTCGTCGGGAGGGCCGCACCCCGCTGATCTGGGCGCCCGCGCCACATGTGGatccagcggagggaggagaggcCCTCCACCGCCACCATCACACTCATGGGCTTTGCCCGCGCGACCACCAGCAGCAGCGGAGGGGAAGGTGAGCGTTGGGGGAGGGCTAGGCGGCGGCTGAGACCTCCCATGTTAGCCGCGAGGGGGCCGACACCAGATGCAGTCTGGTGTGTATCttatgtctactatgcaactttatccttgtagatgttgttgggcctccaagtctagagttttgtaggacaacaacagatttccctcaagtggatgacctaaggtttatcagtccgtgggaggcgtaggatgaagatggtctctctcaaacaaccctgcaaccaaataaccaagagtctcttgtgtccaacacaccaaatacaatggtaaattatataggcgcactagttcggcgaagagatggtgatacaagtgcaatatggatggtagatataggtttttgtaatctgaaatataaaaataacaaggtaactagtaacaaaagtgagcaaaaacggtattgcaatgcttagaaacaaggcctagggttcatactttcactagtgcaagttctctaaACAATGGTAGAataattgaatcatataacaatccctcaacgtgcaacaaagagtcactccaaagtcactaatagcggagaacaaacgaagagattattgtagggtacgaaaccacctcaaagttattctttctgatcgatctattgggctattcctataagtgtcacaaacagccctagagttctgaaagtgcaactatccctaggtggttttggtaattcataacaacatatagctcattgagctaatgctattccaagatgattatttcaggaaagctcaatgattggcatggcatggatgtgaaagtggaaccctcaaaatgctaaggacaaaggattggctcaagctcaaaagctcaagactcttcattttatattttagtgatccaagatcacattgagtctttaggaaaagccaatactattaaggagggatgaggtgttgcttaatgagcctcttgcttcatgtgcttagtgatatgctccaaaaccctcaactactttctcatatccacatatgacctaaaccctaagccaaactcggtcctaccgattcttcctatccggcgccaccgagtttcact encodes:
- the LOC125552263 gene encoding berberine bridge enzyme-like Cyn d 4, with translation MRPFTRLCPLLLLLLLVSPSSPQPQELQEEEGGLHESFLRCVSRLSPDTADPSELVHAPADASYPPLLASTIQNLRFASPQTPRPSLLLTPRTVAEVQASVACCKAHGLTVRARSGGHDYEGLSYRAIRPSGGRPFAVIDVAALRTVRVDAERRVARAQPGATLGELYYAVAEGSGGELGFPAGICPTVCVGGHLSGGGFGPMMRKYGLAADNVVDAEVVDAGGKLLNRSAMGEDLFWAIRGGGGGSFGIVVSWTVSLVPVPSVVSAFTVRRLLRHGDEDEEAMLRLLTKWQLVAHALPDDLFVKLEMEPKVDDGGKRRPLVVFKSFFLGNCSGMVTQMGIHLPELDIKPSDCREMNWIQSMLYFYGYTNGQPAEVFLDRTLQPKEYYKIKLDYLTSPIPATGLSMLFTKIVEHQGGSIDIDPQGGRMSEIPESDTPYAHRRGYLYNFQYYVKWGSDKNVSYEEKHLGWVRGVHELMTPYVSNRPRAAYINFRDLDLGQNVEGNTSYEEAKVWGRMYFRGNFRRLAMVKAEVDPDQVFWSEQSIPPLVVARRKRKGQRHGGLVLEI